In one window of Pseudomonas sp. IAC-BECa141 DNA:
- a CDS encoding autotransporter assembly complex protein TamA has product MKFPGRFTSGVLMLLTSCAALAQSELDVRIKPSNDELKANIEGYIGSLGDRDEEALQRFSRGAEEQARKAAQALGYYQPQIESDVKGGEKPRLVLNIDPGEPIRLRNVTVRIDGPAASLKSFRVPKSDVLKPGAVLNHGRYEDAKRLIQNQASRYGFFSGRFTSQKLMVDPRAGVADVELIYESGPRYALGKVSFEGDTPFDEDLLQRMVPFKAGEPYDSELIAELNRDLQSSGYFEGVRVDAAPTAAKNDVIPVDVKLDTRKPRTMGLGLGYSTDVGPRIKANWTRHWVNPQGDSYGWEAELSAPRQNVGLFYDILLDPPLTDKLRWAGGYQYEDIDGSDTLSKLLTFGPEWHSKLPSGWQRVISLKWQREEYQLGDDSGLSTLLMPGVSYSYLKSDNRIDPHNGYRLTFESKVAKEGLGSDNNLVYGTALVKGLTTVFDKHRLLGRVQVGGSATNGYKSVPPSLRFFAGGDQSVRGYDYQSLSPENSEGDRIGGRYMVAGSVEYQYSIAEKWRVATFVDQGNSFNKLELPNLKTGVGIGVRWVSPVGPIRLDLAHALDDDGGIRLHFSMGPEL; this is encoded by the coding sequence ATGAAGTTTCCAGGAAGATTTACCAGTGGCGTGCTCATGCTGTTAACCAGCTGCGCGGCGCTGGCGCAAAGTGAATTGGATGTGCGGATCAAACCGTCCAACGATGAACTGAAAGCCAATATAGAAGGCTATATCGGCAGCCTCGGCGATCGTGACGAAGAAGCCTTGCAGCGCTTCAGTCGCGGCGCCGAAGAACAGGCGCGCAAGGCCGCCCAGGCCTTGGGCTATTACCAGCCGCAGATCGAAAGTGACGTCAAGGGCGGCGAAAAACCGCGACTAGTGCTGAACATCGATCCCGGCGAGCCGATCCGCCTGCGTAACGTGACCGTGCGCATCGACGGCCCGGCGGCCTCCCTCAAATCCTTTCGAGTCCCGAAAAGCGACGTGCTCAAGCCCGGCGCGGTGCTCAACCATGGGCGTTACGAAGACGCCAAGCGCCTGATTCAGAACCAGGCTTCGCGCTATGGCTTCTTCAGCGGTCGTTTCACCAGTCAGAAATTGATGGTCGATCCCCGCGCCGGGGTCGCCGACGTCGAACTGATCTACGAAAGCGGCCCGCGTTATGCGCTGGGCAAAGTCAGTTTTGAAGGCGACACACCGTTCGATGAAGACCTGCTGCAACGCATGGTGCCGTTCAAGGCCGGCGAGCCGTATGATTCCGAGCTGATCGCCGAACTCAACCGCGACTTGCAATCGAGCGGTTACTTCGAAGGCGTGCGGGTTGACGCCGCGCCGACCGCCGCGAAAAACGACGTGATCCCGGTGGACGTCAAACTCGATACCCGCAAGCCGCGCACCATGGGCCTGGGTCTTGGTTATTCCACCGACGTCGGCCCGCGAATCAAGGCCAACTGGACCCGTCACTGGGTCAATCCGCAGGGCGACAGTTATGGCTGGGAGGCCGAACTGTCCGCGCCACGGCAGAACGTCGGCCTGTTTTACGACATCCTGCTCGACCCGCCGCTGACCGACAAGCTGCGCTGGGCCGGCGGTTATCAATACGAGGACATCGACGGCTCCGACACCCTGAGCAAGCTGCTGACTTTCGGCCCGGAATGGCACAGCAAACTGCCGAGCGGCTGGCAGCGGGTCATCTCTTTGAAATGGCAGCGCGAGGAATACCAGCTCGGCGACGACTCCGGCCTGAGCACCTTGCTGATGCCCGGCGTCAGCTATTCCTACCTCAAGAGCGACAACCGCATCGATCCGCACAATGGCTATCGCCTGACCTTCGAAAGCAAAGTGGCAAAAGAAGGCCTCGGCTCGGACAACAACCTGGTTTACGGCACGGCGCTGGTCAAAGGCTTGACCACCGTGTTCGACAAGCACCGTTTGCTCGGTCGGGTGCAGGTCGGCGGCAGCGCCACCAACGGCTATAAATCGGTGCCGCCGTCGCTGCGCTTCTTCGCCGGTGGCGATCAGAGCGTGCGCGGTTACGACTATCAGAGCCTGTCCCCGGAGAACTCCGAAGGCGACCGCATCGGCGGGCGCTACATGGTGGCCGGCAGCGTCGAATACCAATACTCGATTGCCGAGAAGTGGCGCGTGGCGACCTTCGTCGATCAGGGCAACTCCTTCAACAAACTCGAACTGCCGAACCTCAAGACCGGGGTCGGTATCGGTGTGCGCTGGGTCTCGCCGGTGGGGCCGATCCGCCTCGACCTGGCCCACGCGCTGGACGACGATGGCGGCATCCGGCTGCACTTTTCCATGGGGCCTGAGCTGTGA
- a CDS encoding GNAT family N-acetyltransferase produces MPETQTAIADIHMLDRGYSREARSLLYQAYRHEPTFAYLFEAERPGYEQRVRATVRELVKQHFLQDLPAIGLLVNDRLIGIALIAPPQRRLGVTESWAWRLRMVLSTGFRCTRRYLEYHAAVEACVPTDSVHMLPLLGVHPQFQGKHFGEQLLQAVHNWCAVDESSQGVILDTGNPRYLEFYKRQGYEEIGEVAVGPVREHVFFHANPQVLQTATG; encoded by the coding sequence ATGCCTGAAACCCAAACTGCCATCGCCGACATCCACATGCTCGACCGCGGCTATTCCCGGGAAGCGCGATCCCTTCTTTATCAGGCGTATCGCCACGAGCCGACTTTCGCTTATCTGTTCGAGGCCGAACGTCCGGGTTACGAGCAGCGGGTGCGCGCGACGGTGCGGGAACTGGTCAAACAGCATTTCCTGCAGGATCTGCCGGCTATCGGCCTGTTGGTCAACGACCGTTTGATCGGCATCGCCCTGATCGCGCCGCCGCAACGGCGTCTGGGCGTCACCGAGAGTTGGGCCTGGCGTCTGCGCATGGTGCTGAGCACCGGTTTTCGCTGCACCCGCCGTTATCTGGAATACCACGCCGCTGTCGAAGCCTGCGTGCCGACCGACTCGGTGCACATGCTGCCGCTGCTCGGCGTGCACCCACAATTTCAGGGCAAGCATTTCGGCGAACAATTGTTGCAAGCGGTGCACAACTGGTGCGCGGTGGACGAAAGCTCCCAAGGCGTGATCCTCGACACCGGCAACCCGCGATATCTGGAGTTCTACAAGCGTCAGGGTTACGAAGAAATCGGCGAAGTCGCTGTCGGCCCGGTGCGCGAGCACGTGTTTTTCCATGCCAACCCGCAGGTGTTACAAACTGCAACGGGATAA
- the xthA gene encoding exodeoxyribonuclease III: MKIVSFNINGLRARPHQLAALIEKHQPDVIGLQETKVHDDQFPLEEVRALGYHVYFHGQKSHYGVALLSRQEPIAVHKGFATDEEDAQRRFIWGTFADANGVPVTIMNGYFPQGESRDHPTKFPAKQRFYSDLQALLESQFHNEQPLVVMGDVNISPEDSDIGIGPDNMKRWLKTGKCSFLPEEREWMARLKNWGLTDSFRHLNPDVTDMFSWFDYRSRGFEDEPKRGLRIDVILASHGLLPRVKAAGVDYELRAMEKPSDHAPIWLELS, translated from the coding sequence ATGAAGATCGTTTCCTTCAACATCAACGGACTGCGGGCCCGCCCGCATCAGCTGGCGGCGCTGATCGAAAAGCATCAGCCGGACGTCATCGGCCTGCAGGAAACCAAGGTCCACGACGACCAGTTCCCGCTGGAAGAAGTGCGGGCCCTGGGTTATCACGTGTATTTCCACGGCCAGAAAAGCCATTACGGCGTTGCCCTGCTCTCGCGCCAGGAACCGATCGCCGTGCACAAAGGCTTCGCCACCGATGAAGAAGACGCGCAGCGACGCTTTATCTGGGGCACATTCGCCGACGCCAACGGCGTGCCGGTGACAATCATGAACGGCTATTTCCCACAGGGCGAAAGCCGCGACCACCCGACCAAGTTCCCGGCCAAGCAGCGCTTCTACAGCGATTTGCAGGCGTTGCTGGAAAGCCAGTTCCACAATGAACAACCGCTGGTGGTGATGGGCGACGTCAACATCTCGCCGGAAGACAGCGACATCGGCATCGGCCCGGACAACATGAAGCGCTGGCTGAAAACCGGCAAATGCAGTTTCCTGCCGGAAGAGCGCGAGTGGATGGCCCGCCTGAAAAACTGGGGCCTGACCGACAGCTTCCGTCACCTTAACCCGGACGTGACCGACATGTTCAGCTGGTTCGACTACCGCAGCCGTGGCTTTGAAGACGAGCCGAAGCGTGGTCTGCGCATCGATGTGATTCTGGCGTCCCACGGCTTGCTGCCACGGGTGAAAGCCGCCGGTGTCGACTATGAACTGCGCGCAATGGAAAAGCCTTCGGACCATGCGCCGATCTGGCTTGAATTGAGCTGA
- a CDS encoding substrate-binding domain-containing protein, with the protein MTLRVLFVFLLSAWLQVAALPIPENGPVLRIQGSNTIGAALGPALVEGLLQDQGLLKVHSETPDTANEQRVAGLTAQGQRVVVEIAAHGSSTGFTALKNASADLAASSRPIKDSELLNLQARGDLKSPDAEQVIAIDGLAIILHPANPLNQLNTEQLARIFSGEAKTWDDVGGKGGTIHLYARDDQSGTYDTFKELVLSRRGKSLSNAAKRFESSEQLSDAVSADPQAIGFIGLPYVRQAKAVAIVDGQSQAMLPLASLIATEDYPLSRRLFFYLPPDSNNPWAKALVEFAQSRRGQAIVAANGFIAQTVQAIAVTPNALMPEGYQSLSRHAQRLTVNFRFEEGSASLDNKARQDLARVFDYIKHHDKTDRAITLVGFGDAKDDPARADLLSKLRAMAVRRELVKNGVVLREVRGFGALMPVATNSGDEGRIKNRRVEVWVY; encoded by the coding sequence ATGACCCTGCGTGTTCTGTTCGTCTTTCTCCTCAGCGCCTGGCTGCAGGTTGCGGCGTTGCCCATTCCCGAGAACGGCCCGGTATTGCGCATCCAGGGTTCCAACACCATTGGCGCGGCGCTCGGCCCGGCGTTGGTGGAAGGCCTGCTGCAAGACCAGGGACTGCTGAAAGTCCACAGCGAAACGCCGGACACCGCCAACGAACAGCGAGTCGCCGGCTTGACGGCCCAAGGCCAAAGGGTCGTCGTGGAGATCGCCGCCCACGGCTCGAGCACCGGTTTCACTGCACTCAAGAACGCCAGCGCCGATCTGGCCGCCTCGTCACGCCCGATCAAGGACAGCGAACTGCTGAACCTGCAAGCCCGGGGCGATCTGAAAAGCCCTGACGCCGAGCAGGTCATCGCCATCGACGGCCTGGCGATCATCCTTCACCCCGCCAATCCGCTGAATCAATTGAACACTGAACAACTGGCGCGGATCTTCAGCGGCGAGGCGAAGACGTGGGACGACGTCGGCGGCAAGGGTGGGACGATTCATCTGTATGCGCGGGATGATCAGTCCGGTACCTACGACACGTTCAAGGAATTGGTTCTCAGCCGTCGTGGGAAATCCCTGAGCAATGCCGCGAAACGGTTTGAATCCAGCGAGCAGTTGTCCGACGCCGTCAGTGCCGACCCGCAGGCCATCGGTTTCATCGGCCTGCCCTACGTGCGTCAGGCCAAGGCCGTGGCGATTGTCGACGGGCAATCCCAGGCGATGCTGCCACTCGCCAGCCTGATCGCCACTGAAGACTATCCTCTGTCGCGGCGGCTGTTCTTCTATCTGCCACCCGACAGCAACAATCCCTGGGCCAAGGCCTTGGTGGAGTTTGCGCAGAGTCGTCGGGGTCAGGCAATTGTCGCGGCCAACGGTTTTATCGCCCAGACCGTGCAGGCCATCGCCGTCACGCCGAATGCGCTGATGCCCGAGGGTTATCAATCCCTCAGCCGCCACGCCCAGCGTCTGACGGTGAACTTCCGCTTCGAAGAAGGCAGCGCCAGCCTCGACAACAAGGCCCGCCAGGATCTGGCCCGGGTGTTCGACTATATAAAGCACCACGACAAGACTGACCGTGCGATAACACTGGTGGGATTCGGCGACGCCAAGGACGACCCGGCACGGGCGGATTTGCTGTCGAAGCTGCGGGCGATGGCGGTACGCCGGGAGCTGGTGAAAAACGGCGTGGTACTGCGCGAAGTGCGCGGGTTTGGCGCGCTGATGCCGGTGGCGACCAACAGCGGGGATGAAGGCCGGATCAAGAATCGGCGGGTTGAGGTGTGGGTTTACTGA
- a CDS encoding acyl-CoA dehydrogenase: MDFAYSPKVQELRERVTAFMDTYVYPAEAVFERQVAEGDRWQPTAIMEELKAKAKAEGLWNLFLPESELGAGLTNLEYAPLAEIMGRSLLGPEPFNCSAPDTGNMEVLVRYANEEQKQRWLEPLLRGEIRSAFAMTEPDVASSDATNMAARAVRDGDEWVINGKKWWTSGACDPRCKILIFMGLSNPDAPRHAQHSMILVPVDTPGVKIIRPLPVFGYDDAPHGHAEVLFDNVRVPYENVLLGEGRGFEIAQGRLGPGRIHHCMRSIGMAERALELMCKRSVSRTAFGKPLARLGGNVDKIADSRMEIDMARLLTLKAAYMMDTVGNKVAKSEIAQIKVVAPNVALRVIDRAIQIHGGAGVSNDFPLAYMYAMQRTLRLADGPDEVHRAAIGKFEIGKYVPKEMLRSER, encoded by the coding sequence ATGGATTTCGCTTATTCGCCCAAGGTGCAAGAACTGCGTGAGCGCGTGACCGCGTTCATGGACACTTACGTTTACCCGGCCGAAGCCGTGTTCGAGCGCCAGGTCGCCGAAGGCGATCGCTGGCAGCCGACGGCGATCATGGAAGAACTTAAGGCCAAGGCAAAAGCCGAAGGGCTGTGGAATTTGTTTCTGCCTGAGTCGGAACTCGGCGCCGGCCTGACCAACCTCGAATACGCGCCATTGGCGGAAATCATGGGTCGTTCGCTGCTCGGTCCCGAGCCGTTCAACTGCTCGGCGCCGGACACCGGCAACATGGAAGTGCTGGTGCGTTACGCCAACGAAGAACAGAAGCAACGCTGGCTCGAACCGCTGCTGCGCGGCGAAATCCGCTCGGCGTTCGCCATGACCGAGCCCGACGTCGCGTCCTCCGACGCCACCAACATGGCCGCCCGTGCCGTGCGCGATGGCGACGAGTGGGTGATCAACGGCAAGAAATGGTGGACCTCCGGCGCCTGCGATCCGCGCTGCAAAATCCTGATCTTCATGGGCCTGAGCAACCCCGATGCGCCGCGCCACGCCCAGCACTCGATGATCCTGGTGCCGGTCGACACCCCCGGCGTGAAGATCATCCGTCCGCTGCCGGTGTTCGGTTACGACGACGCACCTCACGGCCACGCCGAAGTGCTGTTCGACAACGTGCGGGTGCCGTACGAAAACGTCCTGCTCGGTGAAGGACGCGGCTTCGAAATTGCTCAGGGTCGCCTTGGCCCGGGCCGAATTCACCACTGCATGCGTTCGATCGGCATGGCCGAGCGTGCACTGGAACTGATGTGCAAACGTTCGGTAAGCCGGACTGCATTCGGCAAACCGCTGGCGCGTCTGGGCGGTAACGTCGACAAGATCGCCGACTCGCGGATGGAAATCGACATGGCGCGTCTGCTGACCCTGAAAGCGGCGTACATGATGGACACCGTGGGTAACAAGGTCGCCAAGAGCGAAATCGCGCAAATCAAGGTCGTTGCGCCGAACGTCGCGTTGCGGGTGATCGACCGGGCGATCCAGATTCATGGCGGGGCAGGGGTCTCGAACGATTTCCCGCTGGCCTACATGTACGCCATGCAACGCACCCTGCGCCTGGCCGACGGCCCGGACGAGGTGCACCGCGCGGCAATCGGCAAGTTCGAGATCGGCAAGTATGTGCCGAAGGAAATGCTGCGTAGCGAGCGCTGA
- a CDS encoding LysR family transcriptional regulator, which produces MNLSKVDLNLFIVFDAIYTEANLTRAGQIVGITQPAVSNALARLRETFNDPLFVRTAQGMVPTPMAQNIIGPVRNALSLLRVSVQESRIFNPSQAVKTYRISMTDLTEAVILPPLFQRLRRLAPTVIIESFLSKRRETTKELAAGRLDFAVDAPLNTDPQVRHVKLMEDRYVCAMRKGHPLATKEKFTLDDYLSLTHIHISSRRSGLGHVDLALGKMGIQRKIALRSQHYLMASQVLQQTDMVMTVPERFARRHDLHAFNLPVNDVPPVETHLYWHESTDQDPANRWMREQMIELCQQVTAHEKKLDKLQAPAT; this is translated from the coding sequence ATGAATCTGAGCAAGGTCGACCTCAACCTTTTCATCGTCTTCGACGCGATCTACACCGAAGCCAACCTGACCCGCGCCGGGCAGATTGTCGGCATTACCCAGCCAGCGGTGTCCAACGCATTGGCGCGGTTGCGCGAAACCTTCAACGACCCGCTCTTCGTGCGCACCGCTCAGGGCATGGTGCCGACGCCCATGGCGCAAAACATCATCGGCCCGGTGCGCAACGCACTGTCGCTGCTGCGGGTGTCAGTTCAGGAAAGTCGGATTTTCAACCCCTCGCAAGCGGTCAAGACCTACCGCATCAGCATGACTGACCTGACCGAAGCGGTGATTCTGCCGCCGCTGTTCCAGCGCCTGCGTCGTCTGGCGCCGACGGTGATCATCGAAAGCTTCCTGTCCAAACGCCGGGAAACCACCAAGGAACTGGCCGCCGGGCGTCTCGACTTTGCCGTGGATGCGCCGCTCAACACCGACCCGCAGGTACGCCACGTCAAGCTGATGGAAGACCGTTACGTCTGCGCGATGCGCAAAGGCCACCCGCTGGCGACCAAGGAAAAATTCACCCTCGACGATTACCTGTCGCTGACCCACATTCATATTTCCAGCCGTCGCAGTGGCCTGGGTCATGTCGATCTGGCACTGGGCAAGATGGGCATTCAGCGCAAGATTGCCCTGCGCTCGCAGCATTACCTGATGGCGTCCCAGGTGTTGCAGCAGACCGACATGGTGATGACCGTGCCGGAGCGTTTCGCCCGCCGCCATGACCTGCATGCGTTCAATCTGCCGGTCAACGATGTGCCGCCGGTTGAAACCCATTTGTACTGGCATGAAAGCACCGATCAGGATCCGGCCAACCGCTGGATGCGCGAGCAGATGATCGAGTTGTGCCAGCAAGTGACGGCACATGAGAAGAAGCTCGACAAGCTGCAGGCGCCCGCCACTTGA
- a CDS encoding MerR family transcriptional regulator gives MSSQTYSISDLARELDITTRAIRFYEEQGLLSPERRGQERIYSPRDKVSLKLILRGKRIGFSLAECRELIELYDPSSGNTKQLNSMLAKISERREQLEQQLLDIEQMKLELDTAEERCVQALEQTLKSQQVAQ, from the coding sequence ATGAGCAGCCAGACCTACAGCATTTCCGACCTCGCCCGCGAGCTGGACATCACCACCCGGGCGATCCGCTTCTATGAAGAACAAGGCCTGCTCAGCCCTGAGCGCCGAGGCCAGGAACGCATCTACTCGCCGCGCGACAAGGTCAGCCTGAAGCTGATCCTGCGGGGCAAGCGCATCGGTTTTTCCCTGGCCGAGTGCCGCGAACTGATCGAGCTCTACGACCCGTCCAGCGGTAACACCAAACAACTCAACAGCATGCTGGCGAAAATCAGCGAACGCCGGGAACAGCTCGAGCAGCAATTGCTGGACATCGAACAGATGAAGCTGGAACTCGACACCGCCGAAGAACGCTGCGTGCAGGCGCTGGAGCAGACGCTCAAGAGTCAGCAAGTCGCGCAGTAA
- a CDS encoding hydroxymethylglutaryl-CoA lyase, producing MSLPSKVRLIEVGPRDGLQNEAQPISVADKVQLVDALSAAGLGYIEVGSFVSPKWVPQMAGSAEVFAQIQRKPGVTYGALAPNLRGFEDALAAGVKEVAVFAAASEAFSQRNINCSISESLARFAPIMESAKQHGVTVRGYVSCVLGCPYEGEVAPEQVAMVARELYAMGCYEVSLGDTIGTGTAGATRRLFEVVSKQVPREKLAGHFHDTYGQAMANIYASLLEGIAVFDSSIAGLGGCPYAKGASGNVATEDVVYLLNGLGIETGIDFDALIAAGQQISAVLGRPTGSRVAKARSAQ from the coding sequence ATGTCCCTCCCCTCCAAAGTACGCCTGATCGAAGTCGGCCCCCGTGACGGTTTGCAGAACGAAGCCCAGCCCATCAGCGTCGCCGACAAGGTGCAACTGGTCGACGCGCTGAGCGCCGCCGGCCTTGGCTATATCGAAGTCGGCAGTTTCGTCTCGCCCAAGTGGGTGCCGCAGATGGCCGGCTCCGCCGAGGTGTTCGCGCAGATCCAGCGCAAACCCGGCGTGACCTACGGCGCACTGGCGCCGAACCTGCGTGGTTTTGAAGATGCGCTGGCGGCGGGGGTCAAGGAAGTCGCGGTATTCGCTGCAGCGTCCGAAGCGTTCTCGCAACGCAACATCAATTGCTCGATCAGCGAAAGTCTGGCGCGGTTCGCGCCGATCATGGAATCGGCGAAACAGCACGGCGTTACCGTGCGCGGTTACGTGTCTTGCGTGCTCGGCTGCCCTTATGAGGGCGAGGTCGCGCCGGAACAAGTGGCCATGGTGGCCCGCGAGCTGTACGCGATGGGCTGCTACGAAGTGTCGCTGGGTGACACCATCGGCACCGGTACCGCAGGCGCCACCCGCCGGCTGTTCGAAGTAGTGTCGAAGCAGGTGCCGCGAGAGAAACTCGCCGGCCACTTCCACGATACCTACGGCCAGGCCATGGCCAATATCTACGCCAGTCTGCTGGAAGGCATCGCGGTGTTCGACAGCTCGATCGCCGGCCTCGGCGGCTGCCCGTACGCCAAGGGCGCCAGCGGCAACGTTGCCACCGAAGACGTGGTGTATCTGCTCAACGGCCTGGGCATCGAGACCGGTATCGACTTCGACGCCTTGATTGCCGCCGGCCAACAGATCAGTGCCGTGCTGGGTCGCCCTACCGGTTCGCGCGTAGCCAAGGCCCGTAGCGCACAGTGA
- a CDS encoding AMP-binding protein, which translates to MDQPSANPQRSYTRGSQDKALLAMTIGQKFDETVAQYPDGEALVVRHQQLRYTWRQLADAVDVHARALLALGLQAGDRLGIWAPNCAQWCITQFATAKLGVILVNINPAYRSSELEYVLKQSGCQWLVCAGAFKSSNYHGMLQGLLPELAEQSIGELHSERLPELRGLISLDPQPPSGFLPWSQLADLAASVTAQQLRERSDSLHFDQPVNIQYTSGTTGFPKGATLSHYNILNNGYMVGESLGLTAVDRLVIPVPLYHCFGMVMGNLGCITHGSTMIYPNDAFDPLLTLSTVAEEKATALYGVPTMFIAMLDQPQRAEFDLSTLRTGIMAGATCPIEVMRRVISEMHMSEVQIAYGMTETSPVSLQTGPSDELELRVTTVGRTQPQLESKIIDEAGNPVPRGTIGELCTRGYSVMLGYWNNPQATAEAIDAAGWMHTGDLASMNDEGYVCIAGRNKDMIIRGGENIYPRELEEFFFTHPAVADVQVIGIPCSRYGEEIVAWIKFHPGHSATEQELQAWCKERIAHFKTPRYFKFVEEFPMTVTGKIQKFRMREISIEELREKQA; encoded by the coding sequence ATGGATCAACCCAGTGCAAACCCGCAGCGCAGCTACACCCGCGGTTCCCAGGATAAAGCCTTGCTGGCGATGACCATCGGGCAGAAGTTCGACGAAACCGTCGCGCAGTACCCGGACGGCGAGGCGCTGGTGGTGCGCCATCAGCAGCTGCGTTACACCTGGCGGCAACTGGCCGACGCGGTGGATGTTCACGCCAGAGCCCTGCTGGCGTTGGGTTTGCAAGCCGGTGACCGGCTCGGCATCTGGGCGCCGAACTGCGCGCAGTGGTGCATCACACAGTTCGCCACCGCGAAGCTCGGTGTGATCCTGGTCAACATCAACCCGGCCTACCGCAGCTCTGAACTCGAATACGTGCTCAAGCAATCCGGTTGCCAATGGCTGGTCTGCGCCGGGGCGTTCAAGAGCTCCAACTATCACGGCATGTTGCAAGGCTTGCTGCCGGAACTGGCCGAGCAATCCATCGGCGAGCTGCACAGTGAGCGGCTGCCGGAACTGCGCGGTCTGATCAGCCTCGACCCACAGCCGCCTTCGGGTTTTCTTCCGTGGTCGCAACTGGCAGATCTGGCCGCCAGTGTCACTGCGCAACAATTGCGTGAACGCAGCGACAGCCTGCACTTCGATCAGCCCGTCAATATTCAGTACACCTCCGGCACCACCGGTTTCCCCAAGGGCGCGACCCTCAGTCACTACAACATCCTCAACAACGGTTACATGGTCGGCGAAAGCCTTGGCCTGACCGCTGTTGATCGCCTGGTGATCCCGGTGCCGCTGTATCACTGCTTCGGCATGGTCATGGGCAACCTCGGCTGCATCACCCACGGCAGCACCATGATTTATCCCAACGACGCCTTCGATCCGCTGCTGACCCTGAGCACCGTCGCCGAAGAAAAAGCCACCGCGCTGTACGGCGTACCCACCATGTTCATCGCCATGCTCGATCAGCCGCAACGCGCCGAGTTCGACCTGTCGACCCTGCGCACCGGAATCATGGCCGGCGCCACGTGCCCGATCGAGGTGATGCGCAGGGTCATCAGCGAAATGCACATGAGCGAAGTGCAGATCGCCTACGGCATGACCGAAACCAGCCCGGTCTCGCTGCAAACCGGCCCATCCGATGAACTGGAACTGCGCGTCACCACCGTCGGCCGCACCCAGCCGCAACTCGAAAGCAAAATCATCGACGAGGCCGGCAACCCGGTACCACGCGGCACGATCGGCGAACTGTGCACCCGTGGCTACAGCGTGATGCTCGGCTATTGGAACAATCCGCAGGCGACTGCCGAAGCCATCGACGCGGCGGGCTGGATGCACACCGGCGATCTGGCGAGCATGAACGACGAGGGTTACGTGTGCATCGCCGGTCGTAATAAGGACATGATCATCCGTGGTGGCGAAAACATTTACCCGCGTGAACTGGAAGAGTTCTTCTTCACCCACCCGGCGGTGGCGGACGTGCAGGTGATCGGCATTCCCTGCTCGCGTTACGGTGAGGAAATCGTCGCCTGGATCAAATTCCATCCCGGCCACAGCGCCACCGAACAAGAGCTGCAAGCGTGGTGCAAGGAACGCATCGCCCACTTCAAGACGCCGCGTTACTTCAAGTTTGTGGAGGAGTTTCCGATGACGGTAACAGGCAAGATCCAGAAATTCCGGATGCGCGAGATCAGTATCGAGGAGTTGCGAGAAAAGCAGGCCTGA